One Aneurinibacillus migulanus genomic region harbors:
- the leuS gene encoding leucine--tRNA ligase: protein MRAYKPHKIEKKWQQYWDETNAHRTNEDDAKEKFYCLEQFPYPSGRLHMGHMRVYSIGDVTARYKKMSGYQVLHPMGWDAFGMPAENAAIKLGAQPSKWTYENIDFMKNQQKKLGVSYDWERELATCSPEYYKMTQQLFLLFYERGLAYRKNGAVNWCPHDQTVLANEQVEDGCCWRCGTEVVKMDLEQWYFKITDYADRLVNDLEQLEGWPEKVKTMQRNWIGRSTGAEVAFEVPEAGEKLTVFTTRPDTLFGVTFMVLAPEHPVVRKLIAGKENEADVNAFIEKTRKESDITRTAADAPKEGMFTGAYARHPLTGENVPIWIANYVLMDYGTGAVMAVPAHDTRDFAFARQYDLPIKRVIVAEGEAFDANEMMAEAYTEDGVLVQSGMFDGMPNREALVKIGDHLREQGLGGQTVSYRLRDWLVSRQRYWGAPIPIIYCDDCGIVPVPKEDLPVMLPEDVVIDGMSNPLAKSEAFVNVTCPSCGGHARRETDTMDTFIDSSWYYLRYTDSKNDQVPFEPEKANKWLPVDEYIGGIEHAILHLLYSRFFTKVLYDAGMVNFTEPFKSLLTQGMVLKDGAKMSKSKGNVVSPDEIIAKYGADTGRLFILFAAPPDRDLEWSDSGVEGSYRFLNRVWRMVDGHAELVASRPIVNLSDSAAKDLNRTLHATIKKVSEDISERRQFNTAISSIMELVNKIYAYPEDADRGMLAHAIESTIILLAPFAPHITEEMWRIVGHEDSVHEQSWPVFDESALVLDEVEIVVQINGKVREKMVIPANTTKQDMEEMANSNEKIKELVAGKTVRKVIAVPGKLVNIVVG from the coding sequence ATGAGAGCTTACAAGCCGCATAAAATCGAGAAGAAATGGCAGCAGTATTGGGATGAAACGAATGCGCACCGTACGAACGAGGACGATGCGAAGGAGAAATTCTACTGCCTAGAACAATTCCCTTATCCTTCTGGCCGTCTGCATATGGGGCATATGCGCGTGTATTCCATTGGGGATGTGACGGCTCGCTATAAAAAAATGAGCGGTTATCAGGTTCTCCATCCGATGGGATGGGATGCCTTCGGTATGCCTGCTGAAAACGCAGCCATTAAGCTGGGTGCACAGCCGTCTAAATGGACGTATGAAAATATCGACTTTATGAAAAATCAGCAGAAAAAGCTTGGTGTCAGCTACGATTGGGAGCGGGAGCTTGCTACATGTTCACCTGAATATTATAAAATGACTCAACAATTATTCCTGCTGTTCTACGAAAGAGGTCTGGCATACCGCAAGAATGGAGCAGTTAACTGGTGCCCGCATGATCAGACTGTGCTTGCCAACGAGCAAGTGGAAGACGGTTGCTGCTGGCGTTGCGGTACGGAAGTAGTCAAAATGGACCTGGAACAATGGTATTTCAAGATTACGGACTATGCTGACCGCCTAGTGAATGATTTGGAACAACTGGAAGGGTGGCCAGAGAAGGTCAAAACAATGCAGCGCAACTGGATTGGTCGCAGCACCGGTGCTGAAGTCGCATTCGAAGTGCCGGAAGCTGGCGAGAAGCTGACTGTATTCACCACTCGTCCGGATACACTGTTCGGTGTGACTTTTATGGTGTTGGCACCGGAACATCCAGTTGTACGGAAATTAATTGCTGGCAAAGAGAACGAAGCAGACGTGAATGCGTTTATTGAGAAAACGAGAAAAGAATCCGATATTACACGTACTGCGGCTGACGCACCTAAAGAGGGCATGTTTACGGGAGCGTATGCCCGTCATCCGCTGACTGGTGAGAATGTACCGATCTGGATCGCCAACTATGTATTGATGGATTACGGTACAGGGGCTGTTATGGCGGTACCGGCTCATGATACGCGCGATTTTGCATTTGCCCGTCAGTATGACCTTCCTATCAAGCGTGTCATTGTAGCGGAAGGTGAAGCGTTCGATGCGAATGAAATGATGGCTGAAGCGTATACAGAAGATGGCGTGCTCGTGCAATCTGGAATGTTCGACGGAATGCCGAACCGCGAAGCACTTGTAAAAATTGGAGATCACCTGAGAGAGCAGGGATTGGGCGGTCAGACTGTATCCTATCGTCTGCGTGACTGGCTCGTATCGCGTCAGCGTTATTGGGGTGCACCGATTCCGATTATTTATTGTGATGATTGCGGTATCGTTCCGGTTCCGAAGGAAGATTTACCGGTTATGCTGCCTGAGGATGTTGTCATTGACGGCATGAGCAATCCGCTTGCCAAATCCGAAGCGTTCGTAAATGTGACTTGCCCGTCCTGCGGCGGACATGCACGCCGGGAAACCGACACGATGGATACGTTCATCGACTCTTCATGGTATTATCTGCGCTATACGGATTCGAAAAACGACCAGGTTCCATTCGAGCCTGAGAAAGCGAATAAGTGGCTGCCGGTTGATGAATATATTGGTGGTATTGAACACGCGATTCTGCATCTTCTTTATTCGCGCTTTTTTACGAAAGTATTGTATGATGCCGGTATGGTGAATTTCACGGAACCGTTCAAAAGCTTGCTGACGCAAGGGATGGTACTTAAGGATGGCGCAAAAATGTCCAAATCGAAGGGCAATGTTGTCAGTCCGGATGAAATCATCGCCAAGTATGGTGCCGATACAGGACGTCTTTTCATTCTGTTCGCGGCTCCACCGGACCGTGATCTGGAATGGAGCGATAGCGGCGTAGAAGGAAGCTATCGTTTCCTTAATCGCGTATGGCGCATGGTGGACGGTCATGCTGAACTGGTAGCAAGCCGCCCAATTGTTAATCTATCTGATAGTGCGGCGAAGGACTTGAACCGCACATTACACGCTACCATTAAAAAGGTAAGCGAGGACATCAGTGAGCGCCGTCAATTTAATACGGCGATAAGTTCTATTATGGAGCTTGTAAACAAAATCTACGCTTATCCGGAAGATGCGGACCGTGGTATGCTGGCACATGCTATCGAAAGTACGATTATTCTGCTTGCGCCTTTCGCTCCGCATATTACAGAGGAGATGTGGCGCATTGTCGGTCATGAAGATAGTGTGCATGAGCAGAGTTGGCCTGTGTTTGATGAGTCTGCCCTGGTGCTTGACGAAGTAGAGATTGTTGTACAAATCAACGGCAAAGTACGGGAGAAGATGGTTATCCCGGCTAATACAACCAAGCAGGATATGGAAGAGATGGCCAACAGCAACGAAAAAATTAAAGAATTGGTTGCCGGAAAAACCGTTCGCAAAGTCATTGCGGTTCCTGGAAAGCTTGTGAATATTGTTGTGGGATAA
- a CDS encoding ABC transporter substrate-binding protein yields the protein MRRVSVVMALFVLALFALAGCSQETKQESVQQKTEQASPDKKVKVGVTQIVEHPALDSIRKGIIDQLADEGFKDGQTMQLEYLNAQNDMNNVMTIAQQLAADKKDIIIPITTPSAQAVAQQAKGIPVVFSAVTDPVAAKIVRALDKPGKYITGTSDVSPMDKQVQLVKEFVPSLTKLGVIYNTGEVNAEVQVGMIEKAAQALGVKVEKAGVSNSNEVKQRAESIVGKVDAILIPVDNTVVSSFEALLTVAKASKIPVFASDSDTVKRGAVATYGIDYYKLGRQTGVMAARVLKGEKPDTMPVETLKDVQLVMNEAAVKDFGLSVPDKLKAEASVSK from the coding sequence ATGAGAAGAGTGAGTGTTGTTATGGCTCTATTTGTGCTGGCATTATTCGCGCTGGCAGGGTGCAGTCAGGAAACGAAGCAGGAATCTGTTCAGCAGAAGACGGAACAGGCGAGTCCCGATAAGAAAGTGAAGGTTGGTGTCACGCAAATTGTTGAGCATCCAGCGCTTGATTCAATCCGCAAGGGGATTATCGATCAATTGGCGGATGAGGGGTTTAAAGATGGGCAAACGATGCAATTGGAGTACCTAAACGCTCAGAATGACATGAATAATGTCATGACGATCGCTCAACAATTGGCGGCTGATAAGAAGGATATTATTATTCCAATTACGACGCCATCCGCTCAGGCAGTAGCTCAGCAAGCGAAGGGGATTCCAGTTGTTTTCTCCGCAGTAACCGATCCGGTGGCGGCCAAGATTGTACGAGCGTTGGATAAACCAGGGAAGTATATTACAGGCACATCCGACGTGTCTCCGATGGACAAACAGGTACAGCTTGTGAAAGAATTTGTACCGTCTCTGACGAAGCTTGGTGTTATTTATAATACGGGAGAAGTCAATGCCGAAGTGCAGGTGGGTATGATTGAGAAAGCGGCTCAGGCATTAGGGGTCAAGGTAGAAAAAGCTGGGGTGTCAAACTCCAATGAAGTAAAACAGCGTGCCGAATCGATCGTTGGTAAGGTAGACGCTATCCTTATTCCGGTTGATAATACGGTTGTATCTTCATTCGAAGCCCTGTTAACTGTAGCCAAAGCATCCAAGATACCTGTGTTTGCTTCCGACAGCGACACAGTGAAACGGGGTGCCGTAGCCACCTATGGCATTGATTATTATAAGCTTGGTCGGCAAACTGGTGTGATGGCGGCCCGTGTTTTGAAAGGTGAGAAGCCTGATACGATGCCGGTTGAGACTTTAAAAGATGTACAATTGGTGATGAATGAGGCCGCCGTTAAGGACTTCGGGTTATCCGTTCCTGACAAATTAAAAGCAGAGGCGTCGGTTAGTAAATAG
- the comER gene encoding late competence protein ComER: protein MIIGFIGTGSMGTILIEAFIESGTVLPTHIIVSNRSPEKMRTLAGKNAGLVTGTNIDVAHAADVLFLCTKPLDYRTVLDEIKDCLTPDKLLLSITSSVSVRQLEAYTPCKAARVIPSITNTALSGASLVTFGSRLCATDRSTLLTLLSAISVPIEIEEQDTRISSDIVSCGPAFFSFLLQRFIDSAVAETTVTEEQATRLMTEMVVGLGRLLEDGRFSLPTLQARVCVPGGVTGIGLHVLDRETRHVFEHLIEATHRKFDVDILEVKEMFADKKNSFH, encoded by the coding sequence ATGATTATTGGCTTTATTGGAACAGGAAGTATGGGAACGATTCTAATTGAAGCTTTTATCGAATCCGGCACCGTGCTGCCTACACACATCATCGTTTCAAACCGGTCGCCTGAAAAAATGCGCACGCTTGCCGGAAAAAACGCTGGTCTTGTTACCGGTACAAACATCGACGTGGCACATGCGGCGGACGTGCTGTTTCTCTGTACGAAACCGCTCGACTATCGCACCGTACTTGATGAAATTAAGGATTGCCTAACCCCTGATAAGCTTCTGCTCTCTATCACAAGTTCTGTTAGTGTCCGACAGTTAGAAGCTTATACACCCTGCAAAGCAGCGCGCGTTATTCCAAGCATTACAAACACTGCTTTGAGCGGCGCCTCACTGGTAACGTTCGGTAGCCGTTTGTGTGCAACTGATCGCTCAACACTGCTGACCTTATTGTCCGCCATTAGTGTACCAATTGAAATCGAGGAACAAGACACGCGCATCTCTTCTGATATTGTTAGTTGCGGGCCGGCTTTTTTCAGTTTTTTGCTACAGCGCTTTATCGATAGCGCTGTAGCGGAGACGACTGTCACAGAAGAGCAGGCAACCCGATTGATGACCGAAATGGTAGTAGGGCTTGGTCGTTTACTAGAGGATGGACGCTTCTCGCTGCCTACTCTGCAAGCCAGGGTATGTGTTCCTGGAGGCGTTACAGGTATTGGCTTGCACGTGCTAGATCGTGAAACACGGCACGTATTTGAACATCTAATTGAAGCGACCCATCGGAAATTCGATGTAGATATTCTCGAGGTAAAAGAGATGTTCGCCGACAAAAAAAACTCCTTCCATTAA
- a CDS encoding DUF2533 family protein: MSVHKAITAHSAKQAEYITLYKKLDALREARIESAVEQCKSGNDINVAEINEVTNQINQLAQRYHLPPRKLVTADMVQSLCN, encoded by the coding sequence ATGAGTGTTCACAAAGCTATTACTGCCCACTCAGCTAAGCAAGCAGAATATATTACCCTGTACAAAAAACTAGATGCCCTCCGGGAAGCCAGAATTGAAAGTGCAGTGGAACAGTGCAAGAGTGGAAATGATATCAATGTAGCGGAGATTAATGAAGTTACTAATCAAATCAACCAGCTCGCACAACGATATCATCTGCCTCCCCGCAAGCTTGTGACAGCGGACATGGTTCAAAGTTTATGTAATTAA
- a CDS encoding helix-hairpin-helix domain-containing protein: MKNWLQGKKKWISSSICLLILGSSVYFYNIQQKSEEQVLAFAEAEPAVQTSKTTIDETPEQKSDNAPPETSLSIVVDVKGAVAKPGVYALPVDARVYQAIGMAGGLLPEADVRQVNGAQPLQDGTMLYVPLKGEMPASAATGNTASARAQEEDKINLNTATSEQLQTIPGIGPGKADAILQHREEHGPFKTVDELTNVSGIGAKTVEKMRSKLFVQ, from the coding sequence TTGAAAAATTGGTTGCAGGGAAAGAAGAAATGGATTAGTAGTAGTATATGTCTTCTTATTCTCGGTAGTAGTGTTTATTTTTATAACATACAACAAAAATCCGAGGAACAAGTACTTGCCTTCGCTGAGGCCGAACCTGCCGTACAGACTTCCAAAACAACGATTGATGAGACTCCGGAACAAAAGTCGGACAATGCTCCGCCTGAAACTTCTCTCTCTATCGTTGTAGATGTAAAAGGTGCCGTCGCGAAACCCGGCGTCTATGCCTTGCCTGTGGACGCACGCGTTTACCAGGCGATCGGTATGGCTGGAGGGCTGCTACCAGAAGCAGATGTGAGGCAGGTCAATGGTGCACAGCCACTTCAAGACGGTACTATGTTATATGTTCCGCTAAAAGGAGAGATGCCAGCTTCCGCGGCGACGGGCAACACGGCAAGTGCCCGTGCCCAAGAGGAAGATAAAATAAATCTCAATACGGCAACTTCGGAGCAGCTGCAGACGATTCCCGGCATTGGGCCTGGAAAGGCAGATGCGATTCTTCAGCATAGAGAAGAGCATGGGCCGTTTAAAACGGTCGATGAACTTACAAATGTATCTGGTATCGGTGCAAAGACAGTAGAAAAAATGAGAAGTAAACTTTTTGTGCAATAA
- a CDS encoding homocysteine synthase, which translates to MAEERNFKFETVCLHGGQEVDPTTLSRAVPLYQTSSYVFKDTDHAANLFALKEFGNIYTRIMNPTQDTFEKRIAELEGGVGALAVASGQAAITFSILNIAHAGDEVVASSNLYGGTYNLFAHTLPKLGLTVKFVDPDDLDEVRAAITDKTKALYTETIGNPRADVVDLEALAAIAHENGIPLIVDNTFATPYLCRPIEFGADIVVHSATKFIGGHGTSIGGVIIDSGNFDWANGKFPGLTEPDPSYHGVVYTEAVGNLAYIIKARVQLLRDLGAAVSPFNSWLFLQGLETLHLRIERHVENATKVAQYLENHELVSWVNYPGLESNPYYERAQKYLPKGAGSIFTFGIKGGLEEGKKFINSLNLLSHLANVGDAKTLVIHPASTTHQQLTEEQQVSAGVSPDMIRLSIGIESVDDIIADLEQALKASQLATVK; encoded by the coding sequence ATGGCAGAAGAACGTAATTTCAAATTTGAGACCGTATGCTTGCATGGAGGACAGGAAGTGGACCCTACTACATTATCGCGTGCAGTTCCACTTTACCAGACAAGCTCGTATGTATTTAAAGATACTGATCACGCAGCGAACTTGTTCGCTTTAAAAGAATTTGGCAATATTTATACCCGTATCATGAATCCTACGCAAGATACATTCGAGAAACGAATTGCAGAGCTAGAGGGCGGCGTCGGTGCGCTGGCAGTTGCATCTGGACAGGCAGCAATTACTTTCTCCATTCTTAATATCGCTCATGCAGGAGATGAAGTGGTCGCATCGAGCAATCTGTATGGTGGAACGTATAACCTGTTCGCGCATACACTTCCAAAACTCGGTTTGACGGTAAAATTCGTCGATCCAGATGATTTGGACGAAGTGCGTGCCGCTATTACGGATAAAACTAAAGCACTCTACACTGAAACCATTGGTAACCCACGTGCGGACGTAGTAGACCTAGAAGCCCTGGCAGCTATCGCACATGAAAACGGCATTCCGCTTATTGTAGACAATACATTCGCGACCCCGTATCTCTGCCGTCCGATCGAGTTCGGCGCTGATATTGTCGTACACTCTGCTACAAAGTTCATCGGCGGTCACGGTACTTCTATCGGTGGTGTGATTATTGATTCTGGTAATTTCGATTGGGCTAACGGCAAATTCCCAGGATTGACAGAGCCGGATCCGAGCTATCATGGTGTTGTATATACCGAGGCGGTAGGGAACCTAGCATATATCATTAAGGCGCGCGTACAGTTGCTGCGCGATCTAGGCGCGGCTGTATCGCCGTTTAACTCCTGGTTGTTCCTACAAGGTTTAGAAACGCTTCATCTTCGCATCGAGCGCCATGTGGAAAATGCGACGAAAGTAGCCCAATATCTCGAAAATCATGAACTAGTATCCTGGGTTAATTATCCAGGTCTGGAAAGCAACCCGTATTACGAGCGTGCACAAAAATACCTGCCGAAAGGTGCAGGTTCTATCTTCACCTTTGGCATTAAAGGCGGCCTGGAAGAGGGTAAGAAATTCATCAATAGCTTGAATCTTCTTTCTCATCTGGCTAATGTCGGTGATGCCAAGACGCTTGTGATTCATCCAGCCAGCACAACGCACCAACAGCTGACAGAAGAGCAACAAGTTAGCGCCGGCGTTTCTCCAGATATGATTCGTCTGTCCATTGGCATTGAATCTGTGGACGACATTATTGCCGACCTTGAGCAGGCGCTTAAAGCAAGCCAGTTGGCAACAGTAAAATAA
- a CDS encoding deoxycytidylate deaminase, translating to MDTRKSWDEYFMDLAYMAATRATCPRRHVGAVLTRNRKVLGTAYNGSPSGVDSCLDVGCMLHNYYETDENGVIQEKQKCIRTIHAEQNLLLFTDQEDRQGATIYVTDQPCWTCANLIANSGIAEVVYHRAYAKDYEKVARLFIQKDIEFRQMREYTPPTGVKVEFVD from the coding sequence ATGGACACACGAAAGTCATGGGACGAATATTTCATGGATCTGGCTTATATGGCGGCCACACGCGCTACATGTCCGCGTAGACACGTCGGTGCCGTGTTGACCAGGAACAGGAAAGTACTAGGTACAGCGTATAACGGAAGTCCGAGCGGCGTCGATTCTTGTCTGGATGTCGGGTGCATGTTGCACAACTATTACGAAACAGATGAGAACGGTGTAATCCAGGAAAAGCAGAAATGTATTCGTACGATTCATGCCGAGCAGAATTTATTGTTGTTTACTGATCAAGAAGACCGGCAGGGGGCAACGATTTATGTTACCGACCAACCGTGCTGGACATGTGCTAATCTGATCGCGAACAGTGGGATTGCGGAAGTGGTTTATCACAGAGCATATGCCAAAGACTACGAGAAGGTTGCACGGCTATTTATACAGAAGGACATCGAATTTCGACAGATGAGGGAATATACACCACCGACGGGTGTTAAGGTGGAGTTTGTAGATTAA
- a CDS encoding MazG-like family protein: protein MEIVLPRLNRLVPSLESTFHKLVEEQGELSEAILCWIDEQGTPRAREALENVAGELLDVAQTCISMTFVLEDLAPDVRLEEMIDDHLAKLLRKGYLQSVAGDIYINVNKDGFREMSLPRLVIPGVTMDSTVLNISVAIGRFAQWIGKFRGASGEARVYTDEQILKGCGLNLLHIAQCCFTMLYILEETFLMDIDALMRMHVDKLKRRGYVG, encoded by the coding sequence ATGGAAATAGTGCTTCCCAGATTGAATCGGTTGGTTCCTTCATTGGAATCAACGTTTCATAAATTGGTGGAGGAGCAGGGGGAATTAAGCGAAGCCATACTGTGCTGGATAGATGAGCAAGGAACACCACGGGCACGTGAAGCGCTTGAGAATGTGGCTGGTGAACTGCTGGATGTAGCACAGACCTGTATCTCCATGACTTTCGTACTGGAAGATTTAGCACCGGATGTACGATTGGAAGAAATGATTGATGACCATCTAGCTAAGCTATTACGTAAAGGATATTTGCAGAGTGTAGCTGGAGATATTTATATTAATGTAAATAAAGACGGATTTCGGGAAATGAGCTTGCCTCGATTGGTTATTCCGGGCGTTACAATGGACAGCACAGTACTGAACATTTCGGTAGCGATCGGACGATTTGCTCAGTGGATCGGCAAGTTTCGTGGTGCAAGTGGCGAGGCGAGGGTATATACGGATGAACAAATTCTCAAAGGGTGCGGTTTGAACTTGCTACATATCGCTCAATGCTGTTTTACGATGCTATACATACTGGAAGAAACATTTTTAATGGATATTGACGCGCTTATGCGCATGCACGTAGATAAATTGAAAAGGCGCGGGTACGTGGGATAA
- a CDS encoding DNA internalization-related competence protein ComEC/Rec2: MRQRTLLVYSLYMLGGLICASQFVHSVRAGLGLLLLTTVLGIFPLYLRKEVFPRSLVLIGLVFLYVGFIYYIWTDQRNISLLPEAANVTFTGRIESAVIFDGNQCKFILRLDRLDSKELLRPEQVQTTLYFRDKASRNEAEKVLGYGTELTGPIELTIPASPTNPESFDYPAYLHWQRIHRLGKIMDMRSLSYQEAKLNFTGTMMSSQRWLADRAFTLFTPETAGLLAGMLLGAVDDIDPDVYGTFSSLGLTHIIAISGQHITLLSAGLLYVLRLCGVTKRRAYIMTALFLPLYVIMSGSSASAVRALVMGEFVLLALLVGRLKDGWNLLGAAFLLMIGYDPYYIHNVGFQLSYLVTFGLLVFVPPIMNKYTFVPLAIRSLSAITIAATLVSFPLTIYYFHIYSFLSPLINFLFVPFVSILVAPLAVVSIILGSVHPALGFLTSKVVDILLLPALRLLRIIEQDYSLRFAFESPSLWWMVGYLCWLIFLTAWLYDRITFNWKTKICLVLFPVLLFGMLFFSWPKKEVVVTFLDVGQGDAIVIETPGRTVLIDGGGPPLRFGEQLWEKRREPFNPVKSTVVPFLHAKGISSLDLVVMTHGDSDHIGGISYLLEHMPVRQVLVNGLAARTEIEKKVNELLHYKRIPIMEAKQGQVWNEEPGIVWRVLNPVRTFSPEGEDNAYSVVLWLEAYGSTFLFTGDLEQEGEMRLLHEKAVGPVDVLKVGHHGSRTSTSKPWVEALSPRLSVISAGKKNRYGHPHREVIERLTTNGSVILRTDRCGAAVVRVREGALTYKTIESTIGCR, translated from the coding sequence ATGAGGCAGCGGACGCTTTTGGTTTATAGTTTGTACATGCTGGGCGGACTTATTTGCGCTTCTCAGTTTGTTCATAGCGTCCGCGCAGGCCTTGGCCTGCTTTTGCTGACAACGGTGCTTGGAATTTTTCCGCTCTATCTTCGGAAAGAAGTGTTTCCCCGCTCGCTAGTTTTGATAGGTTTGGTTTTTTTGTATGTAGGATTTATATATTATATATGGACAGATCAACGCAACATAAGTTTGTTGCCAGAAGCGGCGAATGTGACGTTTACTGGCCGTATTGAGAGCGCTGTAATTTTTGATGGAAATCAATGTAAGTTTATCCTGCGCCTTGATAGATTGGACAGCAAGGAATTGCTACGACCGGAACAGGTTCAAACCACGCTGTATTTCCGGGATAAAGCCTCACGTAACGAAGCGGAAAAAGTGCTTGGATACGGCACAGAACTTACAGGTCCCATAGAATTGACGATACCGGCTTCTCCTACTAATCCGGAATCATTTGACTATCCCGCCTATCTTCATTGGCAACGAATTCACCGTCTTGGCAAGATTATGGATATGCGCAGCCTCTCCTATCAGGAAGCTAAGCTGAACTTTACCGGAACGATGATGTCTTCGCAACGGTGGCTGGCGGATCGTGCATTTACTCTGTTTACGCCAGAGACGGCCGGGTTGCTTGCCGGTATGCTTCTGGGAGCGGTGGATGATATCGACCCGGATGTATATGGAACATTTTCTTCATTGGGCCTTACGCATATTATTGCGATCTCTGGACAGCATATTACGTTGCTAAGTGCAGGGTTGCTTTATGTATTACGCTTATGCGGTGTAACAAAGCGGAGAGCCTATATAATGACTGCATTATTTTTACCTTTGTATGTAATCATGAGCGGCTCGAGCGCTTCGGCTGTTCGTGCTCTTGTTATGGGCGAATTCGTTTTGCTTGCATTGCTTGTAGGCAGACTTAAAGACGGATGGAATTTGCTAGGTGCTGCATTTTTGCTTATGATAGGATACGATCCGTATTATATTCATAATGTCGGATTTCAACTATCGTATCTTGTTACTTTTGGTTTGCTAGTATTTGTACCGCCCATTATGAATAAATATACCTTCGTACCGCTAGCTATAAGGAGTCTGAGCGCGATTACGATTGCGGCGACATTGGTATCATTCCCGCTAACAATCTACTATTTTCACATATATTCTTTTCTATCACCGCTGATCAATTTTTTATTTGTTCCTTTTGTTAGTATATTGGTTGCGCCACTGGCAGTTGTTTCTATCATTTTGGGGAGCGTACATCCGGCTCTTGGATTCTTGACGTCCAAAGTGGTAGATATTCTCTTGCTTCCTGCACTGCGGTTGCTGCGCATCATAGAGCAGGATTACTCGCTGCGATTCGCTTTCGAATCGCCTTCGCTATGGTGGATGGTGGGTTATTTATGCTGGCTTATCTTTCTTACTGCATGGTTGTATGATAGAATAACCTTTAATTGGAAAACAAAAATATGCCTTGTCCTTTTTCCAGTACTTCTATTTGGCATGCTCTTTTTTTCATGGCCGAAAAAAGAAGTGGTGGTTACTTTTTTGGATGTGGGTCAGGGGGATGCTATCGTAATTGAAACACCCGGTCGCACCGTGTTGATTGACGGCGGAGGTCCTCCACTTCGTTTTGGAGAACAACTGTGGGAGAAGCGACGCGAACCATTTAATCCGGTCAAGTCGACTGTGGTCCCTTTTCTGCATGCAAAAGGAATTTCTTCGCTAGATTTGGTTGTTATGACTCATGGTGATAGTGATCATATTGGTGGTATTTCCTATCTGCTGGAACATATGCCTGTCCGGCAGGTGTTGGTTAATGGACTTGCGGCTCGTACCGAAATTGAAAAAAAAGTGAATGAATTGCTTCACTATAAACGTATTCCTATAATGGAAGCCAAACAGGGTCAAGTGTGGAATGAAGAACCAGGCATCGTCTGGCGAGTTCTCAATCCTGTCCGTACGTTTTCACCAGAAGGAGAAGATAATGCATATTCTGTTGTATTATGGCTTGAAGCATACGGCTCAACGTTTCTTTTTACCGGTGATTTGGAACAGGAAGGAGAAATGCGACTGCTGCATGAGAAAGCTGTCGGACCAGTGGATGTGCTTAAAGTTGGCCATCACGGGAGCAGAACTTCAACATCTAAGCCTTGGGTGGAAGCTCTTTCGCCAAGGCTGTCTGTCATCTCGGCCGGAAAGAAAAATCGGTACGGACATCCGCATCGCGAAGTAATAGAAAGGTTGACGACGAATGGAAGCGTCATTCTTCGCACCGATAGATGCGGCGCAGCGGTCGTACGTGTGCGTGAAGGCGCGCTTACATACAAAACAATAGAATCCACTATTGGATGCAGATAA
- a CDS encoding RNA polymerase sigma factor has protein sequence MVDAELVRSAQNGDREALVRLLKAIEHSVYRTAFYVLGNEQDALDASQEALIRIYTKIDTYQEKAKFSTWVQRIVTNVCIDKFRKKKETVSIDQHELTLYDVQNVEQEVERAGMAEEVRRAIKRLPEHQRTVITLRYLQDLSYGEIAEVMNMPLNTVKSYLYRARQQLQELLHEYQKGGV, from the coding sequence GTGGTTGATGCAGAGTTAGTACGCTCCGCCCAGAACGGAGATCGGGAAGCTCTTGTACGATTATTGAAAGCGATAGAGCATTCCGTCTACCGCACCGCTTTTTACGTATTAGGGAACGAGCAAGACGCGCTGGACGCTTCTCAAGAGGCGTTAATTCGAATTTATACAAAAATCGATACCTACCAGGAGAAAGCGAAATTTTCAACCTGGGTGCAGCGTATCGTGACCAATGTGTGCATAGATAAATTTCGCAAAAAGAAAGAAACCGTATCGATTGATCAGCACGAGCTTACCCTGTATGATGTACAAAACGTAGAACAGGAAGTGGAAAGGGCGGGAATGGCAGAAGAAGTCAGAAGAGCGATCAAGCGGCTTCCAGAGCACCAGCGTACGGTTATTACGTTGCGCTACCTACAAGATTTATCGTACGGAGAAATTGCGGAAGTTATGAATATGCCATTGAATACCGTAAAATCATACCTCTATAGGGCCCGGCAACAACTTCAGGAATTACTACATGAATATCAGAAAGGTGGTGTGTAG